One genomic region from Conexibacter woesei DSM 14684 encodes:
- a CDS encoding glycosyltransferase family 4 protein, whose amino-acid sequence MGPDPEGRGGMAAVTRGLLDSPLAERYRLTPIVTYRAGAPLRGLPVFARGLAQLVRWQRANPGGIVHVHSAVRGSLYRKALVVELARLLRNPVILHVHAGAGDIQDFVAGRRRLELRAFRATFARATRVVTVSAAGAVALQRAFGRDDIAVVPNAVPAVELPEPSANGRPGVLYLGGFEDPAKGGAVLVRAVPALLRAQADVEVMLAGPGEPPAALSALDGGRVRWLGWLDPEAKARAFAAAEVVTLPSISEGLPVALLEAMAHGRAIVASRVGGMPEVLEDGREALLVDPDDSDALADAIVALLRDPERRSTLGAAARARVSGLSEPAVTRQLDELYREVLTR is encoded by the coding sequence GTGGGCCCTGACCCCGAGGGCCGGGGCGGGATGGCGGCGGTGACACGGGGCCTGCTCGACTCGCCGCTCGCCGAGCGCTACCGGCTGACGCCGATCGTCACCTACCGCGCGGGCGCGCCGCTGCGCGGTCTGCCCGTGTTCGCCCGCGGGCTGGCGCAGCTCGTCCGCTGGCAACGCGCCAACCCCGGCGGCATCGTGCACGTCCACAGCGCGGTGCGCGGAAGCCTGTACCGCAAGGCGCTCGTCGTCGAGCTGGCGCGGTTGCTGAGAAACCCTGTGATCCTGCACGTGCATGCGGGCGCGGGGGACATCCAGGACTTCGTCGCGGGGCGCCGACGGCTCGAGCTGCGCGCCTTTCGCGCCACGTTCGCGCGCGCGACGCGGGTCGTGACCGTCTCCGCCGCCGGCGCCGTCGCGCTCCAGCGTGCGTTCGGCCGCGACGACATCGCGGTCGTTCCGAACGCCGTGCCCGCCGTCGAGCTGCCCGAGCCGTCCGCCAACGGCCGTCCGGGCGTGCTCTACCTGGGCGGCTTCGAGGACCCGGCGAAGGGCGGCGCGGTCCTCGTCCGCGCCGTCCCGGCGCTGCTGCGGGCGCAGGCGGACGTCGAGGTGATGTTGGCCGGCCCGGGTGAACCGCCCGCCGCGCTGAGCGCGCTCGACGGCGGACGGGTGCGCTGGCTGGGCTGGCTCGATCCGGAGGCGAAGGCGCGGGCGTTCGCGGCCGCGGAGGTCGTCACGCTGCCGTCGATCTCCGAGGGCCTGCCCGTCGCGCTGCTGGAGGCGATGGCGCACGGCCGTGCGATCGTCGCCAGCCGCGTCGGCGGCATGCCGGAGGTGCTGGAGGACGGACGCGAGGCGCTGCTGGTGGATCCGGACGACAGCGACGCGCTCGCGGACGCGATCGTGGCGCTGCTGCGGGACCCCGAGCGGCGCAGCACGCTCGGTGCGGCGGCGCGCGCACGTGTCAGCGGGCTCTCGGAGCCCGCGGTGACCCGTCAGCTCGACGAGCTCTACAGGGAGGTTCTGACGCGATGA